The following coding sequences are from one Parabacteroides pacaensis window:
- a CDS encoding MmcQ/YjbR family DNA-binding protein, with the protein MNVEELRSYCLLLDADVEEKFPFTAFRFAKNVLAFYIFGHMFCYFNINDLSHVTVKCQPERIVELKDHYDYIGKPFNGNQKYWVGINATIADDKLLKELIHNSFHIVSAKGKKQYIRPPKDIQDKE; encoded by the coding sequence ATGAATGTAGAAGAACTGCGTAGCTATTGTCTGTTACTGGATGCAGATGTAGAAGAAAAATTTCCCTTCACGGCATTCCGATTTGCCAAAAATGTACTGGCATTCTACATCTTTGGCCACATGTTCTGTTATTTCAATATCAATGACCTAAGCCATGTAACGGTAAAATGCCAACCCGAGCGGATAGTCGAATTGAAAGATCACTACGATTATATTGGTAAACCATTCAATGGTAATCAGAAATATTGGGTTGGCATTAACGCTACCATTGCCGACGATAAGTTGCTAAAAGAACTTATTCATAACTCCTTCCACATCGTCAGTGCAAAAGGAAAGAAGCAATACATTCGCCCTCCCAAGGATATTCAGGATAAAGAATAG
- a CDS encoding alpha/beta hydrolase has product MNIKGKNINIFGDISKSLPVVYLHTVHSEGYAVWEQCRKMGTRKFVLVEVKDVNWNDDMSPWPLGKLFPGDESCGGKAEKWLSVLTQEIIPQTEKELHVTKRFITGYSLAGLFALWTAFNTDLFDAVISGSGSFWYPDFLDYVHRHEFMKTPESIYLSLGDKEHISKIQLLTTVEDNTRSLYDHFRKAGINTIFELNNGNHFQQGAWRLAKGIKWSLQQIAK; this is encoded by the coding sequence ATGAATATTAAAGGTAAAAACATCAATATATTTGGTGACATAAGCAAATCATTGCCCGTGGTATATCTGCATACCGTTCATAGCGAAGGCTATGCCGTATGGGAACAGTGCCGGAAGATGGGCACCAGGAAGTTTGTGCTTGTTGAAGTTAAGGATGTCAACTGGAACGACGATATGTCACCATGGCCACTTGGCAAGCTCTTCCCCGGGGATGAATCATGTGGGGGGAAGGCTGAGAAATGGCTCAGCGTTCTCACGCAGGAAATCATCCCGCAAACAGAAAAAGAGCTCCATGTAACGAAACGATTTATTACCGGTTATTCGTTGGCAGGACTATTCGCCTTATGGACCGCCTTCAATACCGACCTTTTCGATGCCGTCATATCGGGATCGGGATCATTCTGGTATCCCGATTTCCTCGACTATGTGCACAGGCATGAATTCATGAAAACGCCCGAAAGTATCTATCTCTCGCTTGGTGACAAAGAGCATATCTCGAAGATTCAACTCCTGACAACGGTTGAGGACAACACGCGCAGTCTCTATGACCATTTTCGGAAAGCAGGCATCAATACGATATTCGAACTTAACAATGGAAACCACTTTCAGCAGGGTGCATGGCGTTTGGCCAAGGGCATAAAATGGAGCCTCCAACAAATAGCAAAATGA
- a CDS encoding amino acid adenylation domain-containing protein, translating into METIYRLFKQQVSEHPDVLAVMDNERTLNFEQLDKLVDTIASKFLCNNPSYIGIVMDHSVEMIASILAVVKVGAAYIPAEPTFPIERIRYMMKECDIDFLITHEKYAAHINNGFRKLFIERGQEIRTDIHIDDMSTADGKAYVLYTSGTSGEPKGVAVTNKNVCHYVHAFTNEFHPKEGDRMLQHSVCSFDIFVEEMLTTLLSGAALCIPTEETKADINKLMQFIDEYHITEMSVFPYLLLEMNKLERIPSCLRLLISGGDVLREKYITNLLPQALVYNTYGPSETTVCATYYNCKEGYTLEDGTYPIGKPVLGVEISIQDEDGNILKDGETGEICIYGDGVSLGYIGNKPEQANFTTDKNGRRMYRSGDLGYILPDGNIAFLHRKDKQVMILGKRVECDEVENLLNTCSEVEKGIVVPYTDSGNLSYLVSYIVPKDKKKFDYKELRRKLSMYLTPFMMPSPDTPSGRSAYLMNIYCREQYRHQGIGRQIVGWLIREARLQEITKIYLETSVEGRKLYESMDFKDMAGMMKL; encoded by the coding sequence ATGGAAACGATTTATAGATTATTTAAACAACAGGTTAGCGAGCACCCAGATGTACTTGCAGTGATGGACAATGAAAGAACTTTGAACTTCGAACAGCTCGATAAGCTAGTAGATACAATTGCATCGAAGTTTTTATGCAACAACCCTTCATACATAGGCATTGTGATGGATCACAGTGTAGAAATGATTGCCTCTATCTTAGCCGTTGTGAAAGTTGGGGCTGCCTATATTCCCGCAGAGCCTACATTTCCCATAGAGCGCATTCGCTACATGATGAAGGAATGCGACATCGACTTTCTTATCACTCACGAAAAATATGCTGCACACATCAATAATGGTTTTCGCAAGTTGTTCATCGAACGTGGACAGGAAATCCGTACAGATATTCATATCGACGACATGTCGACAGCCGATGGAAAAGCCTACGTGCTCTATACATCAGGAACGTCCGGTGAGCCTAAGGGTGTAGCTGTTACCAATAAAAATGTATGTCATTATGTGCATGCTTTCACCAATGAATTTCATCCGAAAGAAGGTGACCGCATGCTACAGCATTCAGTTTGTTCCTTCGATATTTTCGTAGAGGAGATGCTTACCACACTTCTCTCGGGTGCAGCTCTCTGTATTCCAACCGAGGAAACAAAGGCTGACATCAATAAGCTGATGCAGTTTATCGATGAGTATCATATCACCGAGATGAGCGTTTTCCCCTATCTGTTGCTCGAGATGAACAAGCTGGAGCGCATCCCTTCATGCCTTCGCCTTCTTATCAGCGGCGGTGACGTATTGCGAGAGAAATACATCACCAATTTGCTGCCACAAGCATTGGTTTATAACACTTACGGCCCTTCGGAAACCACCGTTTGTGCCACCTATTATAATTGTAAGGAGGGGTATACACTGGAAGATGGCACTTACCCTATCGGTAAGCCTGTACTTGGCGTAGAGATCTCTATTCAGGATGAGGATGGCAACATACTGAAAGATGGCGAGACGGGAGAAATCTGCATCTATGGCGATGGAGTGTCACTCGGTTATATAGGCAACAAACCAGAACAAGCCAACTTCACTACTGACAAGAATGGAAGACGAATGTATCGCAGTGGTGACTTAGGTTACATTTTGCCTGATGGTAATATTGCCTTCCTACACCGCAAGGACAAGCAGGTGATGATTCTGGGCAAGCGTGTAGAGTGCGATGAAGTGGAGAATCTACTCAACACCTGTAGCGAAGTTGAGAAAGGAATTGTAGTACCTTATACTGACAGCGGCAACCTCTCGTATCTCGTATCCTACATTGTGCCCAAGGACAAAAAGAAATTTGATTATAAGGAACTGCGCCGCAAACTCTCTATGTATCTCACTCCGTTTATGATGCCTTCACCCGACACCCCATCAGGACGTAGCGCCTATCTTATGAATATCTATTGTCGTGAACAGTATCGACATCAGGGCATAGGCCGCCAGATCGTCGGATGGCTCATCCGGGAAGCCCGGCTACAAGAGATTACAAAAATCTATCTCGAGACTTCAGTTGAAGGAAGAAAACTCTATGAGAGTATGGATTTCAAAGATATGGCTGGCATGATGAAATTATAA
- a CDS encoding glycoside hydrolase family 3 C-terminal domain-containing protein: protein MRMKSMLSAAIVVLLAVSCNQQKYEFPFRNPDLPVEKRVDDLLSRLTPEEKVGQMMNQTPAIERLGIPPYDWWNEALHGVARAGRATVFPQAIGMAATFDDEALLETFTMVSDEARAKYHNYQKNKEYDRYKGLTFWTPNINIFRDPRWGRGMETYGEDPYLTGRMGLAVVKGLQGDDPHYFKTHACAKHYAVHSGPEWNRHEFNTEVSPRDLWLTYLPAFERLVKEGNVQEVMCAYNRLEGKPCCGSDKLLVDILRNGWGYDRIILSDCGAINDFWEKDTHTPRHRTHPDAESASADAVLTGTDLECGNSYQALVKALKDGKLDEKTLDLSLRRVLKGRFELGMFDPDERVKWSQIPYDVVDCQAHKDMALAMARKSIVLLQNKQNILPLNKGIKKIAVVGPNAADSVMLWANYNGFPSSTVTILEGIRNKLPDTEVIYEPGCDHVKDSVLINGKMMPVNFQATASRVKEADVIVYVGGISPRLEGEEMPVDAKGFRKGDRTSIDIPRVQRELVKALKATGKPVIYIVCTGSALALDWEKENVDALINAWYGGQAAGTAVADVLFGDYNPAGRLPITFYKSTEQLPDYEDYSMKGRTYRYMTEEPLYPFGYGLSYTSFVYRNAKLSSEKIGKKDKVTLSFDLQNTGKMDGDEVTQIYIKNPNDPEGPIKSLKGFKRVHVKTGETVPVSIDLGPEAFYSFVDNTQTLEVLPGKYEILYGGSSADKDLLKVELIIE, encoded by the coding sequence ATGAGGATGAAATCAATGTTAAGTGCAGCCATTGTTGTGTTGCTGGCTGTTTCTTGTAATCAACAAAAGTATGAGTTTCCTTTTCGTAATCCCGATTTACCGGTAGAAAAACGGGTGGATGATTTGTTAAGCCGCCTTACTCCCGAAGAAAAAGTCGGGCAAATGATGAATCAAACACCTGCTATCGAACGGTTAGGTATTCCGCCTTACGACTGGTGGAACGAGGCTTTGCACGGAGTTGCGCGTGCCGGACGTGCTACGGTTTTTCCACAAGCGATAGGAATGGCTGCTACTTTTGACGATGAGGCACTTTTGGAAACATTTACTATGGTAAGTGATGAAGCCCGTGCCAAGTATCATAACTATCAGAAAAATAAGGAATACGACCGCTATAAAGGTCTTACGTTCTGGACGCCTAACATTAATATTTTCAGGGATCCTCGTTGGGGACGGGGCATGGAAACGTACGGAGAAGATCCTTACCTGACAGGCCGTATGGGACTAGCCGTGGTAAAAGGCTTGCAAGGAGACGATCCGCATTATTTCAAAACCCATGCTTGTGCCAAACATTATGCCGTACACAGCGGGCCGGAATGGAACCGGCATGAGTTTAATACGGAAGTATCTCCCCGCGATTTATGGCTTACTTATCTCCCTGCTTTTGAACGTTTAGTAAAAGAAGGAAATGTACAAGAAGTAATGTGCGCTTACAACCGTTTAGAAGGAAAGCCTTGCTGCGGAAGCGATAAACTATTAGTAGACATTTTACGGAACGGTTGGGGATACGACCGGATTATTCTTTCTGATTGCGGTGCTATTAACGATTTTTGGGAGAAAGACACTCATACGCCACGTCACCGCACTCATCCGGATGCAGAAAGTGCTTCGGCGGATGCGGTACTTACAGGTACGGATTTGGAATGCGGGAACAGTTACCAGGCGTTAGTGAAAGCCTTGAAAGACGGAAAGCTGGATGAAAAAACGTTGGACCTGTCGTTACGACGAGTACTAAAAGGACGTTTCGAACTAGGTATGTTCGATCCCGACGAACGGGTAAAATGGTCGCAAATTCCTTACGATGTAGTAGATTGCCAGGCCCATAAAGATATGGCACTTGCGATGGCACGGAAAAGTATTGTTTTACTCCAAAACAAACAGAATATTCTGCCTTTGAATAAAGGAATTAAAAAAATAGCAGTAGTAGGGCCAAACGCTGCGGATTCCGTGATGTTATGGGCCAACTATAACGGCTTCCCCTCCTCCACTGTTACTATACTGGAGGGGATACGCAACAAATTACCTGACACGGAAGTAATCTACGAGCCGGGATGCGACCACGTGAAAGATTCTGTTTTAATAAACGGTAAAATGATGCCGGTTAATTTCCAAGCTACTGCTTCTAGAGTAAAAGAGGCTGATGTGATTGTTTACGTAGGTGGTATTTCCCCACGCTTGGAAGGAGAAGAAATGCCGGTCGATGCCAAAGGATTCCGGAAAGGAGACCGTACTTCCATCGATATTCCCCGAGTACAACGGGAATTAGTGAAAGCCTTGAAAGCTACCGGTAAACCGGTTATATATATTGTGTGTACAGGAAGCGCCTTGGCTCTTGATTGGGAAAAAGAAAATGTTGACGCCCTTATAAACGCATGGTACGGAGGCCAGGCTGCAGGTACTGCCGTAGCTGATGTTTTGTTCGGAGATTATAACCCGGCGGGCCGTTTGCCTATTACTTTTTATAAAAGTACGGAACAGTTGCCGGATTATGAAGATTATTCCATGAAGGGACGTACTTACCGTTACATGACGGAAGAGCCATTGTATCCATTCGGTTATGGATTAAGTTATACTTCTTTTGTTTACCGGAACGCAAAACTGTCTTCCGAAAAAATAGGAAAAAAGGACAAAGTAACTCTTTCTTTCGATTTGCAAAATACCGGAAAAATGGATGGTGACGAAGTTACTCAGATTTATATCAAGAACCCGAATGATCCGGAAGGACCGATTAAATCCCTCAAAGGATTCAAACGAGTTCATGTAAAAACAGGTGAAACGGTTCCGGTATCTATCGATTTAGGTCCGGAGGCATTTTATTCTTTTGTCGATAACACGCAAACCCTGGAAGTATTACCCGGTAAATACGAAATACTGTACGGAGGAAGTTCGGCAGACAAAGATTTACTTAAAGTAGAATTAATAATTGAATAA
- a CDS encoding nitroreductase family protein, translating to MDIQTLLQQNRSYRRFDPSVSISKEELMKLVELTRYAASAANQQSLRYILVADEERNNKIFPLTAWAGYLKNWPGPAEGERPVAYIIMCKETASANTHILFDAGIAAQNILLGAVEKGLGGCIIGAFNKPKLRVLLDLPDRYEILYVIALGKPAEEVVIEELADNNIKYWRDEHSVHHVPKRKLNDLILEI from the coding sequence ATGGACATTCAAACCCTTTTACAACAAAACAGAAGTTACCGCAGATTCGATCCTTCCGTTTCCATTTCTAAGGAAGAACTGATGAAATTGGTAGAATTAACCCGTTATGCCGCTTCTGCCGCCAATCAACAAAGTTTGCGTTATATCTTGGTTGCAGACGAAGAACGGAATAATAAAATTTTTCCTCTTACCGCTTGGGCGGGTTATCTGAAAAATTGGCCCGGACCGGCCGAAGGAGAACGTCCGGTAGCTTATATAATAATGTGTAAAGAGACGGCTTCGGCTAATACGCATATTTTATTCGATGCAGGGATTGCTGCCCAAAATATCTTATTAGGCGCAGTGGAAAAAGGACTGGGCGGTTGTATCATCGGTGCTTTCAACAAACCTAAGCTACGAGTTCTACTGGATTTACCTGATAGATACGAAATTTTATATGTGATCGCTTTGGGAAAACCTGCCGAAGAGGTGGTTATTGAAGAACTTGCAGATAATAATATAAAGTATTGGAGAGATGAACACAGTGTACATCATGTACCTAAACGTAAATTAAATGATTTAATTTTAGAAATATGA
- a CDS encoding DUF5032 domain-containing protein, which translates to MKMKYMVAILLATTVLATSCGDDDHPYIPEKKKITGISCKQEGTDYSWDMKIKYDQDGNLYRVTYASSLAKDTTVDAPDFSELYQYNGNTITVTRFIETIPDINRTYTCSGSIITREEEGTISEALSNIYQYTYRGKELTAATQTTQTPSTGTTTIPYNFTWDNNGNMTEFTYNNTTRLQFTYGAEVHPENFPLKALKSVDLTDRRFLDPINLLYNATPRNLPVEAKIIILPAGTITTTYTFKYNTIGEYITGMTMSVTGPSQVTRTYTYIFTYDYDPNIQNN; encoded by the coding sequence ATGAAAATGAAGTATATGGTTGCCATCCTATTGGCAACGACAGTATTGGCAACAAGTTGTGGAGATGATGATCATCCTTATATCCCTGAAAAGAAAAAAATAACCGGTATTTCTTGTAAACAGGAGGGAACGGATTATTCGTGGGATATGAAAATCAAGTACGACCAGGACGGTAATTTATACCGGGTTACTTATGCTTCCAGCTTAGCAAAGGATACAACCGTAGATGCGCCTGATTTCTCGGAACTTTATCAATATAACGGAAATACGATTACGGTAACGCGTTTTATAGAAACTATTCCGGATATAAATCGCACCTATACATGTTCGGGAAGTATTATTACTCGGGAAGAAGAGGGAACTATTTCGGAAGCTTTGAGCAATATTTATCAGTATACTTACCGGGGAAAAGAGTTGACAGCCGCTACGCAGACTACACAAACCCCGTCTACCGGCACAACTACGATCCCGTATAATTTTACTTGGGATAATAATGGAAATATGACGGAATTTACCTATAATAATACTACGCGCTTACAATTTACTTATGGTGCGGAAGTGCATCCGGAAAATTTTCCGTTGAAGGCTCTGAAATCGGTAGACTTGACAGATCGCCGTTTTTTGGATCCGATCAATTTGTTGTATAACGCTACTCCCCGGAATCTTCCTGTCGAAGCAAAAATTATTATACTTCCGGCGGGAACAATAACTACTACTTATACTTTTAAGTATAATACTATCGGTGAATATATTACGGGAATGACAATGAGTGTGACCGGACCGTCTCAAGTAACTCGTACATATACTTATATATTTACGTACGACTACGATCCTAATATTCAAAATAATTAA
- the trmD gene encoding tRNA (guanosine(37)-N1)-methyltransferase TrmD codes for MRIDIITVLPEMIEGTLNCSILKRAQDKGLVEIYLHNLRDFSTDLKRRRVDDYPFGGEAGMVMQIEPIDRAISYLKSQREYDEIIYTSPDGETFSQPMANSLSLLKNIIILCGHYKGIDYRVREHLVTKEISIGDYVLTGGELAAAVMADAIVRLIPGAIGDEQSALSDSFQDNLLAPPVYTRPADYKGWKVPEILLSGHERKIEEWKLQQAQERTERLRPDLLH; via the coding sequence ATGAGAATCGATATTATTACCGTTTTACCTGAAATGATAGAAGGTACGCTAAACTGTTCTATCCTAAAAAGGGCACAAGACAAAGGCTTGGTTGAAATTTACCTTCATAACTTAAGAGATTTTAGTACCGACCTGAAACGCCGGCGTGTAGATGATTATCCTTTTGGAGGGGAAGCAGGCATGGTAATGCAAATCGAACCGATAGACCGGGCTATCTCTTATCTGAAAAGTCAACGGGAATACGACGAAATAATATATACTTCTCCCGACGGGGAAACTTTTTCCCAACCTATGGCAAATTCGTTGTCACTACTCAAGAATATTATTATTCTATGCGGACATTACAAAGGGATCGATTACCGGGTACGGGAACATCTTGTTACAAAAGAAATCTCTATTGGCGATTATGTGCTTACCGGTGGTGAACTGGCTGCTGCAGTGATGGCAGATGCTATTGTGCGGCTTATTCCCGGAGCTATCGGCGACGAACAAAGTGCCTTATCCGATTCCTTCCAGGATAATTTACTCGCTCCCCCCGTTTATACTCGTCCGGCTGACTACAAAGGATGGAAAGTGCCCGAAATACTGCTTTCCGGGCACGAACGTAAAATAGAAGAATGGAAGTTGCAACAGGCACAGGAACGCACCGAGCGACTTCGTCCGGATTTATTACATTAA